One Lucilia cuprina isolate Lc7/37 chromosome 4, ASM2204524v1, whole genome shotgun sequence DNA segment encodes these proteins:
- the LOC111690520 gene encoding kinesin heavy chain isoform X2 has product MERRGRIPVAKFRTQEGKTRSRSRVREPDYNEQDPETDLFTLLEDNIALKEENKALKLQLEDHKKIQNELLEDNTKLSDELDLLKKQHLELDVEIKGLTVKFNKVQNERNALDKLHKMKVENINGLQQELQLLQDRQQNISHNVKCSHSLKSKIVKMLPLLSGNNDMESIIDVDTTMATPLTSDLVEKIVDEFLVLKNSMNSVELQLYEANEKIAELIENQHHLEEENETLRTENTNLTKVAKLLTENMKESVETSKKMESALIKLKQRNDELTAKTRDLTDGPSSRTSTPIPTPSPTTIKTNEEFEQIKDEVETQNRDHNERIVEMVLTL; this is encoded by the exons ATGGAACGTAGAGGACGCATACCAGTGGCAAAATTTCGTACACAGGAAGGTAAAACCCGCAGTCGCAGTAGAGTACGAGAGCCAGACTACAATGAACAAGATCCGGAAACAGATTTATTTACTCTACTTGAAGATAATATAGCTTTAAAGGAagaaaataaagctttaaaattacaattggaGGATC ataaaaaaatacaaaatgagtTACTAGAAGATAATACCAAACTTTCCGACGAATTGGATTTGCTTAAGAAACAACATTTAGAATTGGATGTGGAAATCAAAGGCTTGACAGTTAAATTCAATAAAGTGCAAAATGAGCGTAACGCTTTggataaattgcataaaatgaaagtggaaaatattaatgg ACTACAACAAGAATTGCAATTACTACAAGATCGTCAACAGAATATTTCCCACAATGTCAAATGTTCACACAGtttaaaatcgaaaattgttaaaatgctTCCTCTACTTAGTGGCAATAATGATATGGAAAGCATTATAGATGTGGATACCACAATGGCAACTCCACTGACCAGTGATTTGGTAGAGAAAATTGTTGATGAATTTTTAGTGTTGAAAAATTCTATGAATTCAGTAGAGCTGCAATTGTATGAAGCCAATGAAAAAATAGCCGAACTAATTGAAaat CAACATCATTTGGAAGAAGAAAATGAAACTTTACGTACTGAAAATACAAATCTCACTAAAGTAGCTAAACTTTTAACGGAAAACATGAAAGAAAGTGTAGAGACTAGTAAAAA AATGGAGTCTgctttaattaagttaaaacaaCGTAATGATGAACTGACAGCTAAAACACGCGATCTAACCGATGGTCCCTCATCCCGCACATCAACACCAATACCAACACCCTCACCCACCACCATCAAAACAAATGAAGAATTTGAACAGATTAAAGATGAAGTTGAAACACAAAATCGTGATCATAACGAACGTATTGTTGAGATG GTGTTGACGCTTTAG
- the LOC111690520 gene encoding shootin-1 isoform X1, which translates to MERRGRIPVAKFRTQEGKTRSRSRVREPDYNEQDPETDLFTLLEDNIALKEENKALKLQLEDHKKIQNELLEDNTKLSDELDLLKKQHLELDVEIKGLTVKFNKVQNERNALDKLHKMKVENINGLQQELQLLQDRQQNISHNVKCSHSLKSKIVKMLPLLSGNNDMESIIDVDTTMATPLTSDLVEKIVDEFLVLKNSMNSVELQLYEANEKIAELIENQHHLEEENETLRTENTNLTKVAKLLTENMKESVETSKKMESALIKLKQRNDELTAKTRDLTDGPSSRTSTPIPTPSPTTIKTNEEFEQIKDEVETQNRDHNERIVEMQFLMEAAIEKNTNDELKKFQLKLSILEEELRQAIARAETAEKELEKYKSQEKTKTERINPPLLPPPPPPPMPANLLYKATTAFNANTTTSFNTTTTATTSATHTAGISSLHDSTFTDRIAQHNLHKSNNIGGGQKLIETVKQQVQPEAATGVDALVRELKSGRVTLRRNRRKTQTNDALQEMFQVLEISQKQNRNSKICVDMNF; encoded by the exons ATGGAACGTAGAGGACGCATACCAGTGGCAAAATTTCGTACACAGGAAGGTAAAACCCGCAGTCGCAGTAGAGTACGAGAGCCAGACTACAATGAACAAGATCCGGAAACAGATTTATTTACTCTACTTGAAGATAATATAGCTTTAAAGGAagaaaataaagctttaaaattacaattggaGGATC ataaaaaaatacaaaatgagtTACTAGAAGATAATACCAAACTTTCCGACGAATTGGATTTGCTTAAGAAACAACATTTAGAATTGGATGTGGAAATCAAAGGCTTGACAGTTAAATTCAATAAAGTGCAAAATGAGCGTAACGCTTTggataaattgcataaaatgaaagtggaaaatattaatgg ACTACAACAAGAATTGCAATTACTACAAGATCGTCAACAGAATATTTCCCACAATGTCAAATGTTCACACAGtttaaaatcgaaaattgttaaaatgctTCCTCTACTTAGTGGCAATAATGATATGGAAAGCATTATAGATGTGGATACCACAATGGCAACTCCACTGACCAGTGATTTGGTAGAGAAAATTGTTGATGAATTTTTAGTGTTGAAAAATTCTATGAATTCAGTAGAGCTGCAATTGTATGAAGCCAATGAAAAAATAGCCGAACTAATTGAAaat CAACATCATTTGGAAGAAGAAAATGAAACTTTACGTACTGAAAATACAAATCTCACTAAAGTAGCTAAACTTTTAACGGAAAACATGAAAGAAAGTGTAGAGACTAGTAAAAA AATGGAGTCTgctttaattaagttaaaacaaCGTAATGATGAACTGACAGCTAAAACACGCGATCTAACCGATGGTCCCTCATCCCGCACATCAACACCAATACCAACACCCTCACCCACCACCATCAAAACAAATGAAGAATTTGAACAGATTAAAGATGAAGTTGAAACACAAAATCGTGATCATAACGAACGTATTGTTGAGATG CAATTCCTAATGGAGGCggctatagaaaaaaatactaacgatgaactaaaaaaatttcaattaaaactatCCATATTGGAAGAAGAATTACGCCAGGCTATAGCAAGAGCCGAAACGGCTGAAAAGGAattagaaaaatacaaaagtcAGGAGAAGACTAAAACAGAACGTATTAACCCGCCTTTACTACCACCGCCTCCACCACCACCAATGCCCGCTAATTTGCTTTATAAGGCAACTACCGCTTTTAATGCTAATACTACCACTTCCTTcaatactactactactgctactACCAGTGCCACTCATACAGCAGGCATATCGTCATTACATGACTCTACTTTTACCGACCGCATAGCGCAgcataatttacataaatcgaATAATATTGGCGGTGGTCAGAAACTTATTGAGACTGTTAAGCAACAAGTACAGCCAGAAGCAGCAACAG GTGTTGACGCTTTAGTACGTGAATTGAAATCTGGTCGTGTGACGTTAAGACGTAATCGTCGTAAGACTCAAACCAACGATGCTTTGCAGGAAATGTTCCAAGTCTTGGAAATTAGTCAAAAACAGAATCGCAATTCAAAAATTTGTGTGGAcatgaatttttaa